One Panicum virgatum strain AP13 chromosome 3N, P.virgatum_v5, whole genome shotgun sequence DNA segment encodes these proteins:
- the LOC120666985 gene encoding uncharacterized protein LOC120666985, whose translation MAAATSYATHAMASPAGQWAILALLSLSVSLTALPAGTGFSENPKLICCKIYISESRNKSALDEIDKAARKDPENVVVLIKQVPRSYLQPCALYVCLIYFHIRVELFQ comes from the exons ATGGCGGCTGCTACCTCCTACGCGACCCAT GCCATGGCGAGCCCGGCGGGGCAGTGGGCTATCCTCgcgcttctctccctctctgtcaGCCTCACTGCTTTGCCCGCGGGCACTGGTTTTTCA GAAAATCCAAAACTGATCTGCTGCAAGATCTACATTTCTGAAAGCCGCAACAAGTCCGCTCTTGACGAAATTGATAAAGCAGCAAGGAAAGACCCTGAAAATGTCGTGGTGCTAATTAAGCAGGTTCCGAGATCATATCTACAACCGTGTGCGCTATACGTTTGTCTCATATATTTCCACATCCGAGTGGAATTATTCCAATGA
- the LOC120666988 gene encoding uncharacterized protein LOC120666988 isoform X3 codes for MVATVCMPGKFAALCRKLTKDQRDIVEKIGLGKLLNIPSMPIQRMLVESLVEKFNAADRTFTIQGHVVSISPWDVYCILGLVDKGEKIEISRKQADRKWFSVYKQKGDTSITFKYLEERIPREADADHFARMFVLYAIGTILAPSSKGYVASNYLELVVNVSRIKNLNWARFTLVHLLDNLVEFKKNRRTGLAGNLALFQVWFFEHFQASGDGLDYTLHQHPLIRNWNEDKVLKRARIQAIKKFGAEKVVTELEPNESKVHTGNDNFYQDIGDDQYNEGMRYEKSENKDWNENVEQEDVNQEDLRDAMEDDEIKIKESMEAMKSLFVRFPELHTVVQMVVKLFDGTRSNRSTKCEGKQCDSSGTSKSRESNSNVQKESELASHANSMDKSEKEKPCPEQGTGDEREVSSSNLSSGAKRKIDFVLSPTLVEKVKTRTNRQPSKVCKSPYIGTKQNRVSTTKTNCPNVGDITKGLELSDLELHAIKYILEELATEPKKSLVSIGGIELGANQLKCLVTRVREDAGDKWLCSGIVDSYATIFNSDWKKDTNEIKHALLDVNCQWLRMIGKAWVQTGVPWWRLCHKSAQELVGADMVFIPMNNTKSHWWLCVLYPARNEIQVLDSFNRTINYEEELVELRCGIHSILQAILASSDKLESRWSNYDILQWDVVVKKNIPRQHDACSCGIFTIKYMQFWNGSEITNPFTQKDMEKFRKKMPAELILSPLNELTTSKGHVLATQNFS; via the exons ATG GTTGCAACCGTGTGTATGCCAGGAAAATTTGCTGCATTATGCAGGAAATTGACAAAGGATCAAAGggatatagttgaaaaaataggaTTAGGCAAGTTACTTAATATTCCATCGATGCCTATTCAACGTATGCTAGTGGAGAGTCTTGTTGAAAAATTCAATGCAGCAGATAGGACCTTTACAATTCAGGGCCACGTGGTTTCTATTTCCCCATGGGATGTGTACTGCATATTAGGTCTAGTTGACAAAGGAGAAAAGATTGAAATTAGTAGGAAGCAAGCAGACCGTAAATGGTTTAGTGTTTATAAACAAAAGGGTGATACATCAATCACTTTCAAATACTTGGAGGAAAGAATACCAAGGGAGGCTGATGCTGATCACTTTGCTAGGATGTTTGTGCTATATGCTATAGGAACAATTTTGGCACCTAGTTCTAAGGGTTATGTTGCCAGCAACTATTTAGAGTTGGTGGTTAATGTTTCAAGAATCAAGAATCTCAATTGGGCGCGATTCACATTAGTTCATTTGTTGGACAACCTGGTTGAATTCAAGAAGAACAGAAGAACAGGACTTGCTGGAAATTTGGCACTATTccag GTTTGGTTTTTTGAGCATTTTCAAGCATCTGGTGATGGCTTAGATTATACACTGCATCAACATCCGTTGATAAGAAATTGGAATGAAGACAAAGTTTTGAAGCGAGCACGCATTCAAGCTATAAAGAAATTTGGGGCTGAAAAG GTGGTCACGGAATTGGAACCGAATGAGTCCAAAGTGCACACTGGTAATGATAATTTTTACCAGGATATTGGTGATGACCAATATAATGAGGGAATGAGATacgaaaaatctgaaaataaggattgGAATGAGAAT GTTGAACAGGAAGATGTAAATCAAGAAGACCTGCGTGATGCTATGGAGGATGACGAAATCAAGATAAAG GAATCAATGGAAGCAATGAAATCCCTATTTGTTAGGTTCCCGGAGTTGCATACGGTTGTGCAG ATGGTTGTCAAGCTATTTGATGGAACTAGAAGTAATAGGTCTACAAAGTGTGAGGGAAAACAATGTGATTCATCGGGTACTAGCAAATCGCGAGAATCGAATTCCAATGTTCAAAAGGAAAGTGAGTTGGCAAGTCATGCAAACAGTATGGATAAATCAGAGAAAGAAAAACCATGTCCGGAGCAGGGTACTGGTGATGAAAGGGAGGTTTCTTCATCCAACTTATCTTCAGGAGCAAAGAGGAAAATTGATTTTGTTTTGAGTCCTACACTGGTTGAAAAGGTAAAAACCAGAACCAATAGGCAACCAAGCAAAGTCTGCAAGTCTCCGTACATAGGCACAAAGCAGAATAGGGTATCTACAACAAAAACTAATTGTCCAAATGTTG GCGACATTACAAAAGGACTAGAGTTAAGTGACTTGGAACTTCACgccattaaatatattttggaggaattaGCGACTGAACCAAAAAAAAGTCTAGTATCCATAGGTGGAATTGAGCTGGGTGCTAATCAATTGAAATGTCTAGTAACACGTGTGAGAGAGGATGCAGGAGACAAATGGTTATGTTCTGGG ATAGTAGACTCCTATGCAACTATATTCAACTCTGATTGGAAAAAAGATACTAACGAGATAAAGCATGCACTTTTAGATGTCAATTGTCAGTGGTTACGAATGATTGGGAAAGCTTGGGTACAAACTGGTGTACCTTGGTGGAGGTTGTGCCATAAGTCTGCTCAGGAATTGGTTGGAGCTGATATG GTCTTCATTCCCATGAATAATACAAAAAGTCACTGGTGGCTCTGTGTTCTGTACCCTGCTAGAAATGAAATTCAAGTTCTCGATTCTTTCAATAGGACCATAAATTATGAAGAAGAATTAGTCGAATTG AGATGTGGAATTCATTCAATTTTGCAAGCAATTTTGGCATCATCTGACAAGTTGGAGTCCAGGTGGAGTAACTATGACATTCTACAATGGGATGTTGTTGTGAAGAAAAACATTCCACGACAACATGATGC GTGCTCATGCGGGATTTTTACaataaaatatatgcaattttgGAATGGGAGTGAAATAACAAATCCATTCACGCAAAAGGATATGGAGAAATTTAGGAAGAAGATGCCAGCTGAGCTGATCTTGTCGCCCTTGAATGAGCTTACTACCAGCAAAGGGCATGTACTTGCCACCCAGAATTTTAGTTGA
- the LOC120666988 gene encoding uncharacterized protein LOC120666988 isoform X2 — MFDNQVATVCMPGKFAALCRKLTKDQRDIVEKIGLGKLLNIPSMPIQRMLVESLVEKFNAADRTFTIQGHVVSISPWDVYCILGLVDKGEKIEISRKQADRKWFSVYKQKGDTSITFKYLEERIPREADADHFARMFVLYAIGTILAPSSKGYVASNYLELVVNVSRIKNLNWARFTLVHLLDNLVEFKKNRRTGLAGNLALFQVWFFEHFQASGDGLDYTLHQHPLIRNWNEDKVLKRARIQAIKKFGAEKVVTELEPNESKVHTGNDNFYQDIGDDQYNEGMRYEKSENKDWNENEDVNQEDLRDAMEDDEIKIKESMEAMKSLFVRFPELHTVVQMVVKLFDGTRSNRSTKCEGKQCDSSGTSKSRESNSNVQKESELASHANSMDKSEKEKPCPEQGTGDEREVSSSNLSSGAKRKIDFVLSPTLVEKVKTRTNRQPSKVCKSPYIGTKQNRVSTTKTNCPNVGDITKGLELSDLELHAIKYILEELATEPKKSLVSIGGIELGANQLKCLVTRVREDAGDKWLCSGIVDSYATIFNSDWKKDTNEIKHALLDVNCQWLRMIGKAWVQTGVPWWRLCHKSAQELVGADMVFIPMNNTKSHWWLCVLYPARNEIQVLDSFNRTINYEEELVELRCGIHSILQAILASSDKLESRWSNYDILQWDVVVKKNIPRQHDACSCGIFTIKYMQFWNGSEITNPFTQKDMEKFRKKMPAELILSPLNELTTSKGHVLATQNFS; from the exons ATGTTTGATAACCAGGTTGCAACCGTGTGTATGCCAGGAAAATTTGCTGCATTATGCAGGAAATTGACAAAGGATCAAAGggatatagttgaaaaaataggaTTAGGCAAGTTACTTAATATTCCATCGATGCCTATTCAACGTATGCTAGTGGAGAGTCTTGTTGAAAAATTCAATGCAGCAGATAGGACCTTTACAATTCAGGGCCACGTGGTTTCTATTTCCCCATGGGATGTGTACTGCATATTAGGTCTAGTTGACAAAGGAGAAAAGATTGAAATTAGTAGGAAGCAAGCAGACCGTAAATGGTTTAGTGTTTATAAACAAAAGGGTGATACATCAATCACTTTCAAATACTTGGAGGAAAGAATACCAAGGGAGGCTGATGCTGATCACTTTGCTAGGATGTTTGTGCTATATGCTATAGGAACAATTTTGGCACCTAGTTCTAAGGGTTATGTTGCCAGCAACTATTTAGAGTTGGTGGTTAATGTTTCAAGAATCAAGAATCTCAATTGGGCGCGATTCACATTAGTTCATTTGTTGGACAACCTGGTTGAATTCAAGAAGAACAGAAGAACAGGACTTGCTGGAAATTTGGCACTATTccag GTTTGGTTTTTTGAGCATTTTCAAGCATCTGGTGATGGCTTAGATTATACACTGCATCAACATCCGTTGATAAGAAATTGGAATGAAGACAAAGTTTTGAAGCGAGCACGCATTCAAGCTATAAAGAAATTTGGGGCTGAAAAG GTGGTCACGGAATTGGAACCGAATGAGTCCAAAGTGCACACTGGTAATGATAATTTTTACCAGGATATTGGTGATGACCAATATAATGAGGGAATGAGATacgaaaaatctgaaaataaggattgGAATGAGAAT GAAGATGTAAATCAAGAAGACCTGCGTGATGCTATGGAGGATGACGAAATCAAGATAAAG GAATCAATGGAAGCAATGAAATCCCTATTTGTTAGGTTCCCGGAGTTGCATACGGTTGTGCAG ATGGTTGTCAAGCTATTTGATGGAACTAGAAGTAATAGGTCTACAAAGTGTGAGGGAAAACAATGTGATTCATCGGGTACTAGCAAATCGCGAGAATCGAATTCCAATGTTCAAAAGGAAAGTGAGTTGGCAAGTCATGCAAACAGTATGGATAAATCAGAGAAAGAAAAACCATGTCCGGAGCAGGGTACTGGTGATGAAAGGGAGGTTTCTTCATCCAACTTATCTTCAGGAGCAAAGAGGAAAATTGATTTTGTTTTGAGTCCTACACTGGTTGAAAAGGTAAAAACCAGAACCAATAGGCAACCAAGCAAAGTCTGCAAGTCTCCGTACATAGGCACAAAGCAGAATAGGGTATCTACAACAAAAACTAATTGTCCAAATGTTG GCGACATTACAAAAGGACTAGAGTTAAGTGACTTGGAACTTCACgccattaaatatattttggaggaattaGCGACTGAACCAAAAAAAAGTCTAGTATCCATAGGTGGAATTGAGCTGGGTGCTAATCAATTGAAATGTCTAGTAACACGTGTGAGAGAGGATGCAGGAGACAAATGGTTATGTTCTGGG ATAGTAGACTCCTATGCAACTATATTCAACTCTGATTGGAAAAAAGATACTAACGAGATAAAGCATGCACTTTTAGATGTCAATTGTCAGTGGTTACGAATGATTGGGAAAGCTTGGGTACAAACTGGTGTACCTTGGTGGAGGTTGTGCCATAAGTCTGCTCAGGAATTGGTTGGAGCTGATATG GTCTTCATTCCCATGAATAATACAAAAAGTCACTGGTGGCTCTGTGTTCTGTACCCTGCTAGAAATGAAATTCAAGTTCTCGATTCTTTCAATAGGACCATAAATTATGAAGAAGAATTAGTCGAATTG AGATGTGGAATTCATTCAATTTTGCAAGCAATTTTGGCATCATCTGACAAGTTGGAGTCCAGGTGGAGTAACTATGACATTCTACAATGGGATGTTGTTGTGAAGAAAAACATTCCACGACAACATGATGC GTGCTCATGCGGGATTTTTACaataaaatatatgcaattttgGAATGGGAGTGAAATAACAAATCCATTCACGCAAAAGGATATGGAGAAATTTAGGAAGAAGATGCCAGCTGAGCTGATCTTGTCGCCCTTGAATGAGCTTACTACCAGCAAAGGGCATGTACTTGCCACCCAGAATTTTAGTTGA
- the LOC120666988 gene encoding uncharacterized protein LOC120666988 isoform X1, whose product MFDNQVATVCMPGKFAALCRKLTKDQRDIVEKIGLGKLLNIPSMPIQRMLVESLVEKFNAADRTFTIQGHVVSISPWDVYCILGLVDKGEKIEISRKQADRKWFSVYKQKGDTSITFKYLEERIPREADADHFARMFVLYAIGTILAPSSKGYVASNYLELVVNVSRIKNLNWARFTLVHLLDNLVEFKKNRRTGLAGNLALFQVWFFEHFQASGDGLDYTLHQHPLIRNWNEDKVLKRARIQAIKKFGAEKVVTELEPNESKVHTGNDNFYQDIGDDQYNEGMRYEKSENKDWNENVEQEDVNQEDLRDAMEDDEIKIKESMEAMKSLFVRFPELHTVVQMVVKLFDGTRSNRSTKCEGKQCDSSGTSKSRESNSNVQKESELASHANSMDKSEKEKPCPEQGTGDEREVSSSNLSSGAKRKIDFVLSPTLVEKVKTRTNRQPSKVCKSPYIGTKQNRVSTTKTNCPNVGDITKGLELSDLELHAIKYILEELATEPKKSLVSIGGIELGANQLKCLVTRVREDAGDKWLCSGIVDSYATIFNSDWKKDTNEIKHALLDVNCQWLRMIGKAWVQTGVPWWRLCHKSAQELVGADMVFIPMNNTKSHWWLCVLYPARNEIQVLDSFNRTINYEEELVELRCGIHSILQAILASSDKLESRWSNYDILQWDVVVKKNIPRQHDACSCGIFTIKYMQFWNGSEITNPFTQKDMEKFRKKMPAELILSPLNELTTSKGHVLATQNFS is encoded by the exons ATGTTTGATAACCAGGTTGCAACCGTGTGTATGCCAGGAAAATTTGCTGCATTATGCAGGAAATTGACAAAGGATCAAAGggatatagttgaaaaaataggaTTAGGCAAGTTACTTAATATTCCATCGATGCCTATTCAACGTATGCTAGTGGAGAGTCTTGTTGAAAAATTCAATGCAGCAGATAGGACCTTTACAATTCAGGGCCACGTGGTTTCTATTTCCCCATGGGATGTGTACTGCATATTAGGTCTAGTTGACAAAGGAGAAAAGATTGAAATTAGTAGGAAGCAAGCAGACCGTAAATGGTTTAGTGTTTATAAACAAAAGGGTGATACATCAATCACTTTCAAATACTTGGAGGAAAGAATACCAAGGGAGGCTGATGCTGATCACTTTGCTAGGATGTTTGTGCTATATGCTATAGGAACAATTTTGGCACCTAGTTCTAAGGGTTATGTTGCCAGCAACTATTTAGAGTTGGTGGTTAATGTTTCAAGAATCAAGAATCTCAATTGGGCGCGATTCACATTAGTTCATTTGTTGGACAACCTGGTTGAATTCAAGAAGAACAGAAGAACAGGACTTGCTGGAAATTTGGCACTATTccag GTTTGGTTTTTTGAGCATTTTCAAGCATCTGGTGATGGCTTAGATTATACACTGCATCAACATCCGTTGATAAGAAATTGGAATGAAGACAAAGTTTTGAAGCGAGCACGCATTCAAGCTATAAAGAAATTTGGGGCTGAAAAG GTGGTCACGGAATTGGAACCGAATGAGTCCAAAGTGCACACTGGTAATGATAATTTTTACCAGGATATTGGTGATGACCAATATAATGAGGGAATGAGATacgaaaaatctgaaaataaggattgGAATGAGAAT GTTGAACAGGAAGATGTAAATCAAGAAGACCTGCGTGATGCTATGGAGGATGACGAAATCAAGATAAAG GAATCAATGGAAGCAATGAAATCCCTATTTGTTAGGTTCCCGGAGTTGCATACGGTTGTGCAG ATGGTTGTCAAGCTATTTGATGGAACTAGAAGTAATAGGTCTACAAAGTGTGAGGGAAAACAATGTGATTCATCGGGTACTAGCAAATCGCGAGAATCGAATTCCAATGTTCAAAAGGAAAGTGAGTTGGCAAGTCATGCAAACAGTATGGATAAATCAGAGAAAGAAAAACCATGTCCGGAGCAGGGTACTGGTGATGAAAGGGAGGTTTCTTCATCCAACTTATCTTCAGGAGCAAAGAGGAAAATTGATTTTGTTTTGAGTCCTACACTGGTTGAAAAGGTAAAAACCAGAACCAATAGGCAACCAAGCAAAGTCTGCAAGTCTCCGTACATAGGCACAAAGCAGAATAGGGTATCTACAACAAAAACTAATTGTCCAAATGTTG GCGACATTACAAAAGGACTAGAGTTAAGTGACTTGGAACTTCACgccattaaatatattttggaggaattaGCGACTGAACCAAAAAAAAGTCTAGTATCCATAGGTGGAATTGAGCTGGGTGCTAATCAATTGAAATGTCTAGTAACACGTGTGAGAGAGGATGCAGGAGACAAATGGTTATGTTCTGGG ATAGTAGACTCCTATGCAACTATATTCAACTCTGATTGGAAAAAAGATACTAACGAGATAAAGCATGCACTTTTAGATGTCAATTGTCAGTGGTTACGAATGATTGGGAAAGCTTGGGTACAAACTGGTGTACCTTGGTGGAGGTTGTGCCATAAGTCTGCTCAGGAATTGGTTGGAGCTGATATG GTCTTCATTCCCATGAATAATACAAAAAGTCACTGGTGGCTCTGTGTTCTGTACCCTGCTAGAAATGAAATTCAAGTTCTCGATTCTTTCAATAGGACCATAAATTATGAAGAAGAATTAGTCGAATTG AGATGTGGAATTCATTCAATTTTGCAAGCAATTTTGGCATCATCTGACAAGTTGGAGTCCAGGTGGAGTAACTATGACATTCTACAATGGGATGTTGTTGTGAAGAAAAACATTCCACGACAACATGATGC GTGCTCATGCGGGATTTTTACaataaaatatatgcaattttgGAATGGGAGTGAAATAACAAATCCATTCACGCAAAAGGATATGGAGAAATTTAGGAAGAAGATGCCAGCTGAGCTGATCTTGTCGCCCTTGAATGAGCTTACTACCAGCAAAGGGCATGTACTTGCCACCCAGAATTTTAGTTGA